One window of Acomys russatus chromosome 28, mAcoRus1.1, whole genome shotgun sequence genomic DNA carries:
- the Afp gene encoding alpha-fetoprotein, which produces MKWSGSIFFVFLLSFAESKDVHKNEFGIASTLDSSQCLTRKNIHNVAIITFAQFVQEANFEEVNKMTSDVLTAIKKATSDEQLEECLENQLSVFLDEICHEKELTDKYGLTNCCSQSGDKRHQCLLARKKTAPATVPPFHFPEPAETCKAYEENRTMFMSRFIYEVSRRNAFMYAPAVLFLATQYDKVVPACCKAENMDECFQAKRASLTKELREGSLLNEHMCAVIRNFKSRNLQALTMIKLSQRFKANLTEIQKLALDVAHIHEECCQGNTLECLQDGEKVMTYICSRQDSLSSKITECCKLPTIERGYCIIRAENEDKPDGLSPNLSGFLGDRNFAHFSPEEKVMFMASFLYEYSRRNPNLSAPVILRVAKTYQEALEKCSQSENPLACQEDQEKELQKHIQESEALAKQSCADFQKKGPYYLQNQFLIAYTRKIPQLTSAELIDLTGKMVGIASTCCQLSEDKWSTCGEGAADLFIGHLCIRHEANPLNSAIGHCCNSSYSNRRPCITSLVMDETYVPPPFSHDKFIFHKGLCQAQGKALQTMKQELLINLVKQKPGMTEEQHAAVTADFSGLLEKCCQGQEQEACFAEEGPKLISRTRSALGV; this is translated from the exons ATGAAGTGGAGTGGATCCATTTTTTTCGTTTTTCTCCTAAGTTTTGCTGAATCCAAAGACGTGCATAAGAATGAGTTTGGAATCG catccacattggaTTCTTCCCAGTGCTTGACAAGGAAGAACATACATAACGT tgctatcATCACCTTTGCCCAGTTTGTTCAGGAAGCCAATTTTGAGGAAGTAAACAAAATGACGAGCGACGTATTGACTGCAATTAAGAAAGCCACTAGCGATGAGCAGCTGGAAGAGTGTTTAGAAAACCAG CTATCTGTGTTTCTGGATGAAATTTGCCACGAGAAGGAGCTCACGGACAAGTATGGACTCACAAACTGCTGCAGCCAAAGTGGGGACAAAAGACACCAGTGTCTGCTGGCACGCAAGAAGACCGCTCCGGCCACTGTCCCACCCTTTCATTTCCCAGAACCTGCGGAGACTTGCAAAGCTTATGAAGAAAACAGGACTATGTTCATGAGTAG GTTCATCTATGAAGTGTCAAGAAGGAACGCCTTCATGTACGCACCTGCCGTTCTTTTCTTGGCTACCCAATACGACAAAGTAGTTCCCGCCTGCTGCAAAGCTGAAAACATGGACGAATGCTTTCAGGCCAAG agAGCATCACTCACAAAGGAACTgagagaaggaagcttgctcaatgagcacatgtgtgcagtaaTAAGAAACTTTAAATCCCGAAACCTCCAGGCCCT AACCATGATTAAACTAAGTCAAAGGTTTAAGGCGAATCTTACTGAGATACAGAAGCTGGCCCTAGACGTAGCCCACATCCACGAGGAGTGCTGCCAAGGAAATACACTGGAGTGCCTGCAGGATGGG GAAAAAGTCATGACATATATATGTTCTCGACAAGATAGTCTGTCAAGCAAAATCACAGAATGCTGCAAACTACCCACAATCGAACGCGGTTATTGCATAATTCGTGCAGAAAATGAAGATAAACCTGACGGTTTATCTCCAAATCTAAGTGGGTTTTTGGGAGATAGAAATTTTGCTCActtttctccagaggaaaaaGTCATGTTCATGGCGAG CTTTCTTTATGAATATTCAAGAAGGAACCCTAACCTTTCTGCCCCAGTCATTCTAAGAGTTGCCAAAACATACCAGGAGGCATTGGAGAAGTGTTCCCAGTCTGAAAATCCACTTGCATGCCAGGAAGACCAG GAAAAAGAATTGCAGAAACATATCCAGGAGAGCGAAGCGCTGGCCAAACAAAGCTGCGCTGACTTCCAGAAGAAAGGACCATATTACTTACAAAACCA GTTTCTCATTGCTTACACAAGGAAAATCCCTCAGTTGACCTCAGCGGAGCTGATAGACCTCACCGGGAAGATGGTGGGCATCGCATCCACGTGCTGCCAGCTTAGCGAGGATAAATGGTCCACCTGTGGCGAGGGAGCG gctgaccttttcATTGGACACCTGTGTATAAGGCACGAAGCAAACCCTCTGAATTCTGCTATTGGCCACTGCTGCAACTCTTCATACTCCAACAGGAGGCCCTGCATCACCAGCTTGGTGATGGATGAAACCTACGTCCCTCCACCATTCTCCCACGACAAGTTTATCTTCCATAAGGGTCTGTGCCAAGCTCAGGGCAAAGCCCTGCAGACCATGAAACAAGA GCTTCTCATTAACCTTGTAAAGCAAAAGCCTGGAATGACCGAGGAACAGCATGCCGCTGTCACCGCCGATTTCTCTGGCCTTTTGGAGAAGTGCTGCCAAGGCCAGGAGCAGGAAGCCTGTTTTGCAGAAGAG GGTCCAAAGTTGATTTCAAGAACTCGTTCTGCTTTGGGAGTTTAA